In the Entelurus aequoreus isolate RoL-2023_Sb linkage group LG21, RoL_Eaeq_v1.1, whole genome shotgun sequence genome, AATTTGGGCGTCAGCTTTTTTACCCAGCCGTCCATGTAGCACGCGTACACGACCCCCTGCTTGGTGACGGCGAGCGAAGTGACCGGAAGCGAGTGGAGGCCCAACACGTGAGAGTTGTACACGTTTAGCCCGCTAGGGGAAACCATGAGCAAACACCAGTAGATGTAGCAGCCCCGAGCGGCCACAATGAGGCTGCAGCTCAATTTCTGAACGGGGTGGACCAAAGGCACGCACGTGATGCTTTCAGCAGCGATGTGGTCACACTCCTTCCAGAGGATGACGGGGTGACGCAGGGTGAAGTAGCCCTTAACCCCCGCCATGCTGACCGGCATGATCTTCACGGTGCCCAGCTCGCTGCCGACGATCAACCCGCTCATCCGCCTGTCCGCGTTTTCGTACTCCCACCACGCCAAATCACTGGGTCTGCTCACCCCCGACTCGATGACGTCGAAAAACACAACGTCGGCGCCGCTCTCGAACGGCAACACAAACTTCCACAAAACCAGGTCACCGTTTTCCATCAAAACGGCGAGGAGGACCATCTCCACGTCCAGGCAGGCGTTGTCAGTCTGCACCTGCTTCGTCTTGTAGATGCTCGACCACTTCATCCTCACGGGGGTCTGCATCTGGAAACGGCGCTGCAGCTCCTCGAAGTCCTGCAGGTTTTTCTGAGGCGGCTGGTCGTCTTTTTTGGCGTAGCCTCGCTCCTCGAGCATGTCGCCGTATGTCTGGGTGAGGTCCACGAGCGAGGTCCACGTGAAAGGCTTGCGGCTGTGATGGATGGCGAGCCTGTGGTCGAGAGTTAGGCACGCTAGCAGGCAGCGTCCACTGGAGTCGCAGCCCAATGGAGACCAACTGGCGTATTTAACTCCTTTGGGCGCTACTCCCAAGGGATCTATCACTCTGTCCAGATGAAAAACTTGCCTTAAGCTGGGGTCTGGGTGTGAGGTAAAGTGCTGGATGGCTTTCTCCTGCTTTTTTTCTGGCCCCACCtgcaaatttgacaagaaaaaaaatcatattaaaagGGAAATTAAAGCTTCACCAAattaatttaaaggggaactgctaggggtgtaacggtacgtgtatttgtattgaaccgtttcggtaaaaGGGGGTcgattcggttcggaggtgtaccgaacgagtttccacacggacatattaaaggcctactgaaatgaaattttttttatttaaacgggaatagcagatccattctatgtgtcatacttgatcatttcgcgatattgccatatttttgcagaaaggatttagtagagaaaatcgacgataaagtttgcaacttttgctcgctgataaaaaaaccttgcccctaccggaagtagcgtgacgtcacaagcggtagtgctgctcacaattcccccgttgtttacaatggagcgagagatattcggagcgagaaagcgacgattaccccattaatttgagcgaggatgaaagattcgtggatgaggaacgttagagtgacggactagaatacagttcaagagatatcttttttcgctctgaccgtaacataacaaaagtgaaataaaaaagcttaaaggtgaaatgtaatttagaaaaagttgcaatgttcactaataaaacaaagttgctttttttttctttcaaactgtcattgctcaaaacataatattgaatcaaaatcaatgttattatgaatgattgacctatccaaggttcccattaccgTATTTTggagactataagtcgcagtttttttcatagtttggccgggcgttACGACTTAttctcaggagcaacttatgtgtgaaattattaacacattaccgtaaaataccaaaaaatattatttagctcattcacgtaagagactagacgtataagatttcatgggatttagcgattaggagtgacagattgtttggtaaacgtatagcatgttctatatgttatagttatttgaatgactcttaccataatatgttacgttaacataccaggcacgttctcagttggttatttatgcctcatataacgtacacttattcagcctgttgttcactattctttatttattttaaattgcctttccaatgtctattcttggtgttggcttttatcaaatacatttcccccaaaaaatcgacttatatgtttttttccttctttactatgcattttcggccggtgcgacttatactccggagcgacttatactccgaaaaatacggtacttcacatcaaatattccactaagagaaatatttttggtggaagattttgcaaatttggtaaataaataacccaaaaatttatattttgttgttttcttactgtaccgaaaatgaaccgaaccgtgacctctaaaccgaggtacgtaccgaaccgaaatctttgtgtaccgttacacccctaataaataaccattcaaaaagcggcaacaatactccattttcagtttgtgatttgaatattaaccaactattagtgatattgttattataagtgcaaacgcagacaaactattgtgGAGACGTGATCACTACCATGTGTCCCTatatttacatcatcgagtggtctgctgcttcctcgcttccctgctccctgtaagtttattgtagatcataaatcacgcctctcacctggaaagtaaatGGCTGAGGAtctattctgacaagttggtacactttgacagccatttggaACCGGCGAGAaagtttcttcgcgaggattatgagccaTTCTTTATCTAAATATCCTAATGACAGCATACATTGTAcagttgttttattatgtttgttgggacatgtaagcaaatattaacattgctgtatgtatacttttgacccagcagatttgctcacattttcagtagacccataataaattcataaaagaagcaaacttcatgaatgttttttgtgacaaaacaagtatgtgctccaatcactatttcacacaaaaaaataagCGTTGTAGAAactactggaaactcaagacagccatgacattatgttctttacaagtgtatgtaaacttttgaccacgactgtattctgATTGGCAGAAATTCAAACTTAGCTTGTTCCAGTTGTCTGAGAGTTTGCAACTTTAGAGCATTATTACCCGAATCTTGCGAGCATCAGCGGGCGGCAGAATAGAAGTTCTGTGCAGGACGAGGTCCTGCTTGCTGCTGGTGACGTCACACATGAGTTCCAGTAGCACCAAGGAGCAGGACGTACACACAGACAGCCGGTGGTCCTGCGACCAAACGAGCGGCTGCGAGCCGATTACCGGGGACAACAGCGAGACGACCGGATCCCGTTTCACAGGCAAGTCGTCCGGTCTAACGGCTCCGCTGTCGCCGGACTCTAACTGCATCTTAACGGCGTCGTTTGGGGCAGATAACAAACATGACGACCCGGACACCGCCATGTTTGTTGTCTGGCGGAAGTGACGTTGGCAACCACGGCAGTGGCGGAAATGTCATTttggcatctttttttttttttttttttttcgatttacTGATGATTTGTTTAATTTGCTGATTAGATACGTAACATccagcatttttattttattaattttttgagttttacaaacattttataaACTTCCCTCATATATGTGTTGGAACATTTTTCATCACAGAAATGAACATCTTCaatattgaatgaatgaatgaaataagtttatttcggtcatataatcaaccatcaaccattttgggTGACCTGTTTAACAATACATATTTAACAACCatgcacatttacacacaaaaagaaaagaaaaaagactaaataagatattcttcatctcagtatgttaaaaatgactgaattaattaattacatattacaaaactgttgtgtatactaattcacagatgttatttattatataaaaaggtcagtaaatgatgtatatatttgtaaacgctctgaagtgggaaaggggtaggattaaatgagctttgcttcttcctactccttttcggacatgatataaattaaaatgatatgaaattgtgtgctgtattatactgtaagtgtgttcatgttcgaaataaactaaagaaagaaataaagaaagaaaaagaatgaccgaaaaaggaataggctgaagccaaagcttatatttgcctatcctatacattcactgaaaattacattgcctggaacatcgttaaaaaaaatcaatgggatgaaagtaattgttactatattttataattttaaattatttcacctttcaaggttttcttaaaccttaacaaagaactacatgtcttcagctcatcactgataTTAAGGTTTAATtttgataataatatttttttgttttttttattgaacaatgtacatacaaacatatattttcaatgtacgccaaaatcaaggcactttcaacaaatcTCAACAAATTCAAATATCAGGTTGAGCAAATAATGTCTTTTACAAAAGAtttaaggaaagaaaacaaatacaaatagaatataaaaataataacaataactaattttaaaaaatacgatAAGATACAAAATTCGAACAGATAAAAAAAGGCTAATCTAAATCactttgaatttattttttattttttcgattTACTGATGATTTGTTTAATTTGCTGATCTGATACATACCATCCAgctttttaattttaattgtaattttgattttataaacctttatttataatatgcaacatttacgtacaatcaagaaataataataatcaaaacaagtacagaaacggtacaaaacagcgccagggggttgtaaactcaataaagtaactaaaatagaatgcaaaatatatatatatgtatatatatatatatatatatatatatatatatatatatatatatatatatatatatatatatatatatatatatatatatatatatatatgtaacaaaatgtaaagcaaTAGGCTTACACaggttccgtaaataatccaaatacaCCTCCACAGATATAACAGCCATCAACCTTCGTGTTAAATTTAAGTTTCAAAAAAATCCTTTGAAGGGTATATTCCATTAacaattttaaattttatttctttaattttgggaataattgggtatgtaatatatattgtccttATTTTCCTTACCTCTTGTAAACTCCTTCAGGACATATTGTCTATGAACTGTGCCCGGAAAATATAATTTCACTAAAACTCCCCTCATATATTTGTTGGAACATTTTTCATCACAGAAATGAACATCTTCAGTATTAAGgtttaattttaataataatatttttttgttttttattgaacaatgtacatacaaacatatattttcAATGTACACAAAAATCAAGGCACTTTTAACAAATCCCAACAAATTAAAATATCAGGTTGAGCAAATACTGTCTTTTACAAAAGAtgtaaggaaagaaaacaaagcaattacaaatagaatataaaattaataacaataactaataaaaaaaaataggataAGATACAAAATTCACACATACAAAAAAGGCTCCTCTAAATCACTTAGAATTTATACAATAACaaaatcaatttaagggcttttgtatttttaatcagtTTCCGAGATTTAATTGCTAATTTTAAATTATTAAGCCAATTATAAAATGAaggttgaggtggcgacttgtccagggtgtacaccgccttccgcccgaatgcagctgagaaaggctccagcaccccccgcgaccccaaaagggacaagcggtagaaaatggatggatggaggttttACTTTCatgaatcgacatttatgtagaaaatgTTTTGCTTGCAGCATAATAATAGTGACAAACATTTCTAAGTTACCATCATTTATAAAAATGCCAATAACTGCCCTTTtttttcactgatgagagtatctggcaagcgccgttttgtcctactaattccggcggtccttgaactcaccgtagtttgtttacatgtgtaacgctgccacagagagacgtgttttatgccactcattctttgtctcattttgtccaccaaactttttatgctgtgcgtgaatagacaaaggtgagctttgccgATGTTATTGACTTGAGTGGAGAGCTAATCAGgcctatttggtcagtgcatgactgcaagctaatccatgctaacaagctatttaggctagctgatgaaacaaaaatgtaagcTGTTtgcccacaatacccagcaatatgtttggaggagaaaagatgaggcctttaatcccaggaacaccattcctaccgtcgagcatggtggtggtagtattatgctctggacctgttttgctgccaatggaactggtgctttacagagagtaaatgggacaatgaaaaaggatgattacctccaaattcttcaggacaagctaaaatcatcagcccggaggttgggtcatgggtgcagttgggtgttccaacaggactatgaccaccaaacacacctcaaaagtggtaaaggaatggttaaatcaggctagaatgaaggttttagaatggccttcccaaagtcctgacttaaatgtgtggacaatgctgaagaaacaagtccatgtcagaaaaccaacacatttagctgaactgcaccaattttgtcaaggggagtggtcaaaaattcaagcagaagcttgtggatggctaccaaaagtgccttattgcagtgaaacttgccaagggacatgtaagcaaatattaacattgctgtatgtatacttttgacccagcacatttgctcacattttcagtagacccataataaattcataaaagaagcaaacttcatgaatgtttttttgtgaccaacaagtatgtgctccaatcactctatcacaaaaaaataagagttgtggaaatgattggaaactccatAACTGCCATAAGAGTGTACAGTAGTTCTAgtctgatgacgtatgcgcgtgacgtagccagtgaaacagaggtatggctcccccattgaagccaatacaaagtaGATCTGTttccatctcataattccacagtattctggacatctgtgttggtgaatctgttgcaatttgttcattgctttatggagaaagaagctgagcaagcaaagaagaaagttgtcggtgcgaagcggagtattttgcgagggaagtcagcagcgacacaacacagccggtgtttcattgtttacattcccgaaagatgcagtcaagatcgaagaactcggacaacagagactcttaccaggaggactttgacttcgatacacagacgcctgtggagaactgggacaacacagactcttaccaggattactttgattttggatacacagacgcagacgtgctaccgtgagtacgcagctgcgcttccaaacatttgatcgcttgcccgtacgtgtgtgtcacgtacgtaact is a window encoding:
- the LOC133638814 gene encoding general transcription factor 3C polypeptide 4-like, whose protein sequence is MAVSGSSCLLSAPNDAVKMQLESGDSGAVRPDDLPVKRDPVVSLLSPVIGSQPLVWSQDHRLSVCTSCSLVLLELMCDVTSSKQDLVLHRTSILPPADARKIRVGPEKKQEKAIQHFTSHPDPSLRQVFHLDRVIDPLGVAPKGVKYASWSPLGCDSSGRCLLACLTLDHRLAIHHSRKPFTWTSLVDLTQTYGDMLEERGYAKKDDQPPQKNLQDFEELQRRFQMQTPVRMKWSSIYKTKQVQTDNACLDVEMVLLAVLMENGDLVLWKFVLPFESGADVVFFDVIESGVSRPSDLAWWEYENADRRMSGLIVGSELGTVKIMPVSMAGVKGYFTLRHPVILWKECDHIAAESITCVPLVHPVQKLSCSLIVAARGCYIYWCLLMVSPSGLNVYNSHVLGLHSLPVTSLAVTKQGVVYACYMDGWVKKLTPKFTEKTLFFDREDMLGPEFLGERRLHGIAVSSNGAYVALASTQGLVDMFHPIERNYQVHFIALKSPETAAGLLLKSPTQNLYQQADLLDLMRWTILKDKRIPEALQQELDQKIQDLDSPYLWRLKLFLVRVMYQSLQTPLTDHLWKPSGEASKASVLDGEDEDGDEEDELENECGEAGAVKAATLENPEERMEQAKALIDSVETHLVNKNMKKLLGVVYLNTRITENTCVPTLGLADHLSKDTSDKDVEVLIGHIKKKMHKQTFQEHCCLCQDVLPFTDHKQAICGNGHIWLRCVLSYQACQALRFRRCLLQDSISALPAPEDPQWVKKILQAPCSLCDSPMV